GGTATTTCAGAGAGGATCTTTTAGGTACGGATGTTTTGCCAGTGCTGAGTGTGTAGAGTActgagagggtgaaggaggggaacGCACAGCACCAGGCGAAGGAAACTGTAGGGAGTGAAGTAGGGAAGGTCGGAGAGCTGAGGTGCTACGGCGAGATTCTTTCATAAGAGAATGACATTGACATCCTGCCCGTTGTGAAGCATCCCACACGCTGACCTGTTGATGTGAATGATGTGGCCGTCGTCAACGCCGCGTTCCTTCATTGACGCCAGTGCCTCGCGCGTGCACAGACACAGCGCCACCACGTTGAGGTCCAGCATCTTCCGCCACTGGTCGGGGGTGCCCTCTGTCACAACACAGGAAAACCCACCGTTAGAAACAAGTGTGGCAGGGACCACCGCAGAGGCGCCGAGGACTCATGGCAAAGGAAAGGTGGGAAGGGAATGCTGCTGAGGTCAAGGGAGTCCTGCAATGGTGTGAGGGTAAGGGGCATGGAGGGTGCAGGATTGAAAATAGCTGGTGAGAGGAGTTTACTGGCGTTACTTGAAGAGTTATCAGCAAAAGTGTCTTAGGGATGTAGTCCAGTAAGACTTGTTGATGCGGTCACCAGCAGGGCAACTACACGCGAGGCGGGGCACGCTGCGCTCACTCACCAGCCAGAGGGCTGAGCAGAGCCCTGCCCGCGTTGTTGATGCACACGTCGACGCCGCCGAACTCCCTCTTGATGCGCGCGAACATGGCCAGCACCTGGTCGTCCTTGGTGAGGTCACACTCAATAGGGAGCAGTGACCCAGGCTGACCCTTCAGCTCGTCCGCCATGGCCTGTGTGCGTAAATTTCATTTATGATATGTACTGTATATTTAATCTGCATAGAAAATGTAGAacttttctgaaaaaaaaaaatcataatattcCTTTAGATTAGTGAATTCATCGATTGATGACGCGGATGTATCACTTCCCTGCTCAAGGAGACTGAGAGTGGCTCAAGAGAAGTTCTGAATTTCCAACCGGATACTCTTCCTGCTGCCACTTTGACGAGAGGCAGCACCTGGCCCGAAGCAGCGGGCTTCATTTCCATTATTGATTAGGTGAGCCAGTTTTAGTGTATGGACGAGATACACGTACAGCAGGCACGAATCAGGAAGTGCTGTTTCCAAGTACCTTTCCTAAGTCTGTGGTGACGTTCAGTaccgagatgtgtgtgtgtgtgtatatatatgtatatatatatatatatatatatatatatatatatatatatatatatatatatatatatatatatatatatatatatatatatatatatatatatagagagagagagagagagagagagagagagagagagagagagagagagagagagagagagagagagagagacagagacagagacagagagagagagagagagagagagagagagagagagagagagagagagagagagagagagaaagagagaaagagagaattgtcGGTGATAGGGTTATACATGTTTTCGGTGGCCCATGCATGGCAGGATCTCATGCATGCATTATTTCGCCTGAAAGATGACACTGACAGGTCACTGGTATTACCTGCACTCTGTCCACGTTCCGGTCGGCGCCTACCACCCGCATGCCTTCAGCCACCAGCCTGCGTGACATGCTGGCACCAATGCCCGAAGCGGCACCCGTCACAAGGGCCACGCGACCTGCCCAGCGGTCCATCCTTGCAGCAATTAGGAGAGATGCTGGAAAACATGTAATAGTGCATTGTGCTGTGTCACTCCTCAACTCATTCTGATGCTAGTGCAGGCCGATGGTGAAGACCTCTGCTGCAGGTCTCAAGGTCAGCGTTGTTCAGCCTGCACCAGCTTTATGCATTGGTGAGTTTCGGCCAATAAGCAACATGGTTCAGTGCGCACTATATACCTCACATTGTATTATGTATTTACTTAAATCCAGTGAGCATAACGATAAGAGGTAATGAAGGAGATCTGGGTGCCGGTTACTTGAGAGTCCATCGCTCAGGACGGCAACGTGTTAGTGGTCCCACGTTATTGGTGTGGGCTTGGTGCCTCGCTTACGTTATCTGCACAGTGTACCTTGGGTGGCATTATGCACGGCCAGAAGTGTGTTTGATTTCGATCTAAATTTGttttctctgacacacacaaacacacacacacacaaaaaaaaaaaaaaaaaatgaaaggagtggCCAAGAACTTGTCTCAAAAGATTAAATATATCTGTATTAAGTAGATAATATTTGGTTTCTCTTCAGACTTACAGGTAGAAGATTACCAATGAATATATAACAGATTAACAGAGAGACCTATGTGAAGTGTTTGTTCCTATAGTACTCCAGCTTAAGAGAGTGACGGGGACAATGACATCCCGCTGTGTTGCAAGGTTTATGTGGAGTGCTTTCTCTAATACTGCCAGATTGTCAACAAACCTGTATGTTTATTTGGGACGTGTAGggcctcttcaccaccaccaacacaggcAGACTGAACACTCTTCTGCTTTTGCCTCTTGAGTGAAAACACTTACGAGTGTCATGTTGCCATGCTTCCACTGTCTACTCTGCTGTGTCGCTACTCAGGGCGTGCTGTTCCTTCACATGTTGACATGCTGGTTTGAAATAATGGCTCCCCTATGACTCATATGA
The Portunus trituberculatus isolate SZX2019 chromosome 39, ASM1759143v1, whole genome shotgun sequence DNA segment above includes these coding regions:
- the LOC123515545 gene encoding dehydrogenase/reductase SDR family member 11-like isoform X1 — its product is MDRWAGRVALVTGAASGIGASMSRRLVAEGMRVVGADRNVDRVQAMADELKGQPGSLLPIECDLTKDDQVLAMFARIKREFGGVDVCINNAGRALLSPLAEGTPDQWRKMLDLNVVALCLCTREALASMKERGVDDGHIIHINSMGGHRISTLYGNGFYTGTKHMVTALTEALRQELRQTNSNIRISAISPSLVKTEFVVNAGLSEEAAGLVYQQQPSLQADDVTEALIHVLSAPPHVQVHDVLMRHTMFK